A genomic window from Silene latifolia isolate original U9 population chromosome 11, ASM4854445v1, whole genome shotgun sequence includes:
- the LOC141613130 gene encoding uncharacterized protein LOC141613130 yields the protein MSSKLQRSVVDLALRTHSFGIKLPFSRYSGAFVLLLLDFLLSFCIRNTPLIFLFRHEDHATLALPFFLWSGVCHAVAASTNALVWKLGKGNCVNLITDPWVNGKIPTLRFSQSTVPQLTAPELVLPSGDWNPAVIFRHFDPQSAKEIIAMEPPHLDIDDFLYWKFTEDGSYSVKSGYRFLWFTSFGSSILTTSNSFPWSRIWKLKGSTKFPILLWRLGHNILPTAANLNSRGMAISSTCSLCHAAPETADHLFRSCIIAQHVWKSSALGIDTQVNSSIPFSIWLSNMISFFSCQSSPSHNCLLYFSCVLLSIWLVRNAVVFQGEALEPVRICKLADYLVTSHQQFPALWSSLSPSPTMVRAYATDLNPPFCDAISATSIYVLVKKLPIQHGYSCLLSYSTTGCSYLSQLRASSSFEATTKALLTGMRNAHARECASASFVISCPKLSSVLTYFMSVPISVRNSIAKIRYFLVLYPHWSVSLATG from the coding sequence ATGTCATCCAAGCTCCAAAGGAGTGTGGTGGACTTGGCATTAAGAACACACTCCTTTGGAATCAAGCTGCCCTTCTCAAGATATTCTGGCGCATTCGTTCTACTTCTTCTGGACTTCTTGCTAAGTTTTTGCATCCGAAATACGCCACTGATTTTCCTATTCCGTCACGAAGATCACGCAACTCTCGCCCTTCCTTTCTTTCTTTGGAGTGGAGTCTGTCATGCTGTTGCTGCCTCTACAAATGCTTTGGTGTGGAAACTTGGGAAAGGAAATTGCGTTAACTTAATCACGGATCCATGGGTTAATGGTAAGATTCCTACCTTACGATTTTCGCAGTCTACTGTCCCACAACTTACAGCTCCGGAATTAGTCTTACCATCTGGCGACTGGAATCCTGCTGTTATTTTTCGTCACTTTGACCCTCAGTCGGCTAAAGAGATTATTGCTATGGAGCCCCCTCATTTGGACATTGATGACTTCCTTTATTGGAAGTTTACTGAAGATGGATCTTACTCAGTCAAATCCGGCTACCGTTTCCTTTGGTTCACTTCTTTCGGCTCTTCTATTTTGACTACCAGTAACTCGTTCCCTTGGTCACGCATCTGGAAGTTGAAAGGCTCTACTAAATTTCCTATCTTACTTTGGCGGCTAGGACACAACATTCTGCCAACTGCTGCAAATTTAAATTCCCGTGGTATGGCTATATCTTCTACCTGTAGCCTATGTCACGCTGCCCCTGAAACAGCCGACCACCTTTTCAGGTCATGTATTATTGCTCAACATGTTTGGAAGTCCTCCGCACTTGGTATTGACACGCAGGTAAACTCTTCAATACCGTTTTCCATATGGCTTTCGAATATGATCTCATTTTTCTCATGTCAGTCATCGCCGTCGCACAATTGCCTCCTTTACTTTTCTTGTGTCCTGCTATCAATTTGGTTGGTTCGTAATGCGGTTGTCTTCCAAGGAGAAGCTCTTGAACCCGTACGCATTTGTAAGCTGGCAGATTACCTTGTCACATCTCATCAACAATTTCCAGCATTATGGTCGTCTCTTTCTCCTTCACCCACTATGGTACGCGCCTATGCAACCGATTTAAATCCGCCTTTTTGCGACGCAATTTCCGCAACTTCAATCTACGTTCTCGTGAAAAAACTACCTATCCAACATGGCTACAGCTGCTTGCTCTCTTACTCGACAACTGGCTGCTCTTATCTATCGCAACTCCGGGCTTCTTCCTCTTTTGAGGCGACAACAAAAGCATTACTCACCGGTATGCGTAATGCTCACGCAAGGGAATGTGCCTCGGCCTCGTTCGTGATCTCTTGTCCAAAACTATCTTCCGTTCTGACATACTTTATGTCAGTCCCAATAAGTGTTCGCAATTCAATTGCGAAGATTAGATATTTTCTTGTATTGTATCCTCACTGGTCTGTTAGCTTAGCTACAGGCTga
- the LOC141613129 gene encoding 70 kDa peptidyl-prolyl isomerase-like has product MDSNPISEKFLACFGCADINDGLLEDNIWDMINCFMQSEGSPILKINALKDMGNYLFKEKCYEGAANCYDEACKLLSLTVGMKGSYEISSLSDLMVSLSLNLVACALKLLEYEATKDLCSIVLSSFPHNVKALFRRGLAFMKLNRLLYAQLGFEEALLVEPKNKDILRELSVVKSCLIINSNGKRNINDHSMQDTSRMGMFKMKGLIEVL; this is encoded by the coding sequence ATGGATTCTAATCCGATTTCTGAAAAGTTTCTCGCATGTTTTGGATGTGCTGATATTAATGATGGTTTACTTGAGGATAACATATGGGATATGATAAATTGTTTTATGCAATCAGAGGGATCTCCTATTCTTAAAATTAATGCTTTAAAGGATATGGGTAATTATCTTTTCAAAGAAAAATGTTATGAAGGTGCTGCAAATTGCTATGACGAAGCTTGTAAACTACTAAGTCTTACTGTTGGAATGAAAGGTAGCTATGAGATTAGTTCTTTGTCTGATCTTATGGTCTCCTTGAGTTTGAATCTAGTCGCTTGTGCTTTAAAACTGCTTGAATATGAGGCAACAAAGGACCTTTGTTCTATAGTCTTATCTTCTTTCCCCCATAATGTCAAGGCTCTCTTTCGTAGAGGTTTGGCTTTTATGAAGTTGAACAGGTTATTATATGCTCAATTAGGCTTTGAAGAGGCTTTATTGGTTGAACCTAAGAATAAAGACATTCTTAGAGAACTGAGTGTAGTTAAGAGTTGCCTTATCATTAATTCGAATGGTAAGAGGAATATAAATGATCATTCCATGCAAGATACATCGCGGATGGGTATGTTCAAGATGAAGGGCCTCATTGAAGTACTTTGA